One stretch of Desulfovibrio sp. TomC DNA includes these proteins:
- a CDS encoding AraC family transcriptional regulator, translating into MVMDTPPAQPPADAATAMELPICGGILALRARYRTQRFSRHAHEEYALGRIDSGALTFRYRGSQVVAAPGSLSLAQPGVPHDGGPAVPEGWRYRMFYLPATALSLVLPPGAPLPHFRPGMVEDAPLSALFSRTHHLLLASSPATLAKQTQLLILLAAWIARHGDDHPLAPPSRSEPRAVRLVLEILSARYAEDIQLEELAAATGLSPWHLARAVTRQTGLPPHAHLLEFRCRAARDRLAGPQRLADIAADVGFADQSHMTRVFRARFGLTPGAWRKIVQENRSTSR; encoded by the coding sequence ATGGTCATGGACACTCCCCCAGCCCAACCCCCGGCCGATGCGGCCACCGCCATGGAGCTGCCCATTTGCGGCGGCATCCTGGCCCTGCGCGCCCGCTATCGCACCCAGCGCTTTTCCCGCCATGCCCACGAGGAATATGCGCTTGGCCGCATCGATTCCGGTGCGCTGACCTTTCGGTATCGGGGCAGTCAGGTGGTTGCCGCGCCAGGGAGTCTCAGTCTGGCCCAGCCCGGCGTGCCCCATGACGGCGGTCCGGCCGTGCCCGAGGGCTGGCGCTACCGCATGTTCTATTTACCGGCCACGGCTCTGTCCCTGGTGCTGCCGCCGGGCGCGCCATTGCCGCATTTCCGCCCGGGCATGGTGGAAGACGCGCCCCTCTCGGCCCTGTTCTCCCGCACCCATCATCTGCTCTTGGCCTCCTCTCCAGCCACCCTGGCCAAACAGACCCAGTTGCTCATCCTTCTTGCCGCCTGGATCGCCCGGCACGGCGACGACCACCCGCTCGCCCCGCCCAGCCGCTCCGAACCACGGGCCGTGCGCCTCGTCCTGGAGATTTTGTCCGCGCGCTATGCCGAGGATATCCAGCTGGAGGAATTGGCTGCCGCTACCGGACTCTCGCCTTGGCACCTGGCCCGGGCGGTGACCCGCCAGACCGGACTGCCGCCCCATGCCCATCTGCTGGAATTTCGCTGCCGGGCCGCCCGGGACCGGTTGGCCGGGCCGCAGCGCCTGGCCGACATTGCAGCGGATGTCGGTTTTGCCGACCAAAGCCACATGACCCGTGTCTTTCGGGCTCGATTCGGCCTGACGCCCGGGGCATGGCGCAAGATTGTTCAAGAGAACCGGTCGACGTCCCGGTAG
- a CDS encoding MlaA family lipoprotein, translated as MTAALPQKCILILLMLSVLAMTGCHARNQTGKDFAKAGESTPAASPAQTAPAAPPATAASDADYAPAEASYAPTPDPLYRWNKFWFGFNDLFYSGLMRPFAKGYAFVVPKQVRSGLTNAYQNFIFPIRFLNALLQLDFKKASKEFGRFMINSTLGIGGLVDVAKADPNLAPGNEDFGQTLGHYGAGDGFYIVWPLLGPSTLRDTVGMAGDAAANPLTWIFGPWSIAGDDNPWYWSYIIKGADVFNNLPNTLENYDTIVKPAVDPYTAVKDAYIQYRRNAISE; from the coding sequence ATGACCGCCGCCCTGCCTCAAAAATGTATTCTGATCCTGCTCATGCTGTCGGTGCTTGCCATGACCGGATGCCATGCTCGCAACCAGACCGGCAAGGATTTCGCAAAGGCTGGCGAATCGACTCCTGCGGCCTCCCCGGCCCAAACCGCCCCGGCCGCCCCCCCGGCCACTGCGGCTTCTGACGCCGACTACGCCCCGGCCGAGGCCTCCTACGCGCCGACTCCGGACCCGCTGTACCGCTGGAACAAATTCTGGTTCGGCTTCAATGATCTTTTCTACTCTGGTCTCATGCGTCCCTTTGCCAAGGGGTATGCTTTCGTGGTGCCCAAACAGGTGCGCTCCGGCCTGACCAACGCCTATCAAAACTTCATTTTCCCGATTCGCTTCTTAAACGCCCTGCTGCAGCTGGATTTCAAGAAGGCCTCCAAGGAATTCGGGCGCTTCATGATCAACAGCACGCTTGGCATCGGCGGTCTCGTGGACGTCGCCAAGGCCGATCCCAACCTCGCCCCGGGCAATGAAGACTTCGGCCAGACCCTTGGCCATTACGGCGCAGGCGACGGCTTCTATATCGTGTGGCCGCTGCTTGGCCCCTCCACCTTGCGCGATACGGTCGGTATGGCCGGTGACGCCGCAGCCAATCCGCTCACCTGGATTTTTGGCCCCTGGTCCATCGCCGGCGACGACAATCCCTGGTACTGGTCCTACATCATCAAGGGCGCCGATGTGTTCAACAACCTGCCAAATACCCTTGAAAACTACGATACGATCGTCAAACCGGCGGTCGATCCCTACACCGCCGTCAAGGACGCCTACATCCAGTACCGGCGAAACGCCATCTCTGAGTAG
- a CDS encoding Tgt2/MlaC family protein: MQRFATRLMLSLLIVVATVASALAGSATETLSASVDRIIGLLADPAYKTPNTRPEMRVKLIATIGEIFDMKELSRRALGQEWNKFSPEQQERFVTAFGRLLENTYLDKIESYTDEKVQYLKEQDLGSDKAEVATKVVGKGKEIPISYRLVDRSGWKVYDVVIEGVSLVQNYRSQFGQILMNESPDTLISKISGKNS, translated from the coding sequence ATGCAGCGTTTTGCAACCCGCCTCATGTTGAGCCTTCTCATTGTGGTCGCAACCGTTGCCAGCGCCCTGGCTGGCTCGGCCACGGAGACCCTGAGCGCGTCGGTGGACCGTATTATCGGCCTGCTGGCCGATCCGGCCTACAAGACCCCCAATACCCGTCCCGAAATGCGGGTCAAACTCATTGCCACCATCGGCGAAATCTTCGACATGAAAGAGCTCTCCCGCCGGGCTCTTGGCCAAGAGTGGAACAAATTCTCTCCGGAACAGCAGGAACGGTTCGTCACGGCTTTCGGTCGTCTGCTGGAAAACACCTATCTTGACAAAATTGAAAGCTACACCGATGAAAAGGTGCAGTATCTCAAAGAACAGGATCTTGGCAGCGACAAGGCTGAAGTGGCCACCAAAGTGGTGGGCAAAGGGAAGGAGATTCCCATATCCTACCGTCTGGTGGATCGCAGTGGCTGGAAAGTGTACGACGTGGTCATCGAAGGGGTGAGCCTTGTCCAGAACTATCGCAGCCAGTTCGGCCAGATCCTTATGAATGAAAGCCCGGACACCCTGATCTCCAAGATTTCAGGGAAAAACTCCTGA
- the mlaD gene encoding outer membrane lipid asymmetry maintenance protein MlaD yields the protein MKKYAMETSVGIFVLAGLLCVAYLTVKLGKLEVIGGDGYRVTARFKDVTGLKSGAYVEMAGVRIGRVSSIGLDPKDNSALVALTLDKDVHLTDDAIASIKTSGLIGDKFVKISPGGSDDPLKPGGMIVETESSVDLGDLIGKYVFGGVK from the coding sequence ATGAAAAAGTACGCGATGGAAACGTCGGTTGGCATCTTTGTCCTGGCAGGCCTTTTGTGTGTTGCCTACCTAACTGTCAAACTCGGCAAACTCGAAGTCATCGGCGGGGACGGCTACCGGGTCACGGCCAGATTCAAAGATGTCACAGGCCTTAAAAGCGGCGCCTATGTGGAGATGGCGGGCGTACGCATCGGCCGGGTGTCCTCTATTGGCCTTGATCCCAAGGACAACAGCGCCCTGGTGGCCCTGACTCTGGACAAGGACGTACACCTGACCGACGACGCCATTGCCTCAATTAAAACCAGCGGATTGATCGGTGACAAGTTCGTCAAGATTTCCCCTGGCGGGTCAGACGATCCGCTCAAGCCCGGCGGTATGATCGTCGAAACGGAATCATCGGTTGATCTGGGCGACCTCATTGGCAAATATGTTTTTGGCGGGGTAAAATAG